In Nocardia sp. NBC_01327, the genomic stretch ACACCGCTGAACGTGACGACTACACCGCTGAGCAACCGGTAGATCTGCGCAGGCAGCGACTGCGGATCGGCAGCGACGACGGCAGCCGCGGAATCAGCGAGGACACAGATCCCTCGGCGGGCACCGAACCCGGCGACGACGACCCAGTCGGGGTGATGCAGGACGAACGCGACCCGTACGGGGTCGGTGAGCAGAATTTGGCCGGACCCGGGGAGCCCTCGGCGGACGAGGTCGCAGCGGTCCGTGAGGCTCGACTGGCGATGCTGCTCAAGCCCGCAGCAGGAGTACACACCGACCCAGCTCGCTGGGGCTGGCGGGGGCGAGCCAACGCGTTCGGACTCCGTATGCGGCCTCGCCGGCGCGGGGACGAGGTGGCATATCGGCAGGCAGTGGAACGTATCCGCCAGCCGCTGCCCGGCACCCCGGTAGTCGTGGTCGCGAATCCGAAGGGCGGCAGCGGCAAAACTCCCGCGGCGGTGTTGCTGTCTGCGCTGTTCGGCCGCCATCGCGGTGGCCGCGTGGTGGCCTGGGATGCTCACGAAGCGTGCGGGAGTCTCGCCGCGCGGACGGCCTGCTGCCCGAGCGAGCACACCGTGTGGGATGTGCTCGGCTATGCCCGAGAACTGTGCACCGCCAACGCTGACGCGTCCGGGCTGGCACGGTTCCTGCAACGGCAGCCCACTCTGGACGAGATCTTGGCCTCGGACCAAACACCCGGCGGCAGTGTGTGTATCGGGCGTGAGGAGTGCGCGGCGATCCTGGCGGTCTTGCGGCGCCATCGTGAAGTCGTGATCGTCGATACCGGCAGCAACGACCGGGCAGAGGGATTCCGGTGGGCGGTCGCCAACGCCACCCAGCTGGTGGTGCCGATCATCGGTCGCCGGGACGTGATCGTGTCAGCGCTGCGGCTACTGGACGGCATCGCCGAAGACGGTCATGAAGACCTGGCCGCACGCGCGGTGATCGCCCTGTGCGGCGGCGGCTCCCAGCAGGCCGAGATCACGGACACCTTGGCGTCCGCGGGGATTACGCGCGTCGTGCCGGTGCCATTCGACCCGGTATTGGCCGGCGGCGAACGCATCGTCGTCAGTCGCCTGGGCCGGCAGTCGGTGCGCGCCTGGACCGAAGTCGCGGCCACGGTGGCCGACAGTGTCGCGGAAACCCTTGCCGCCCGGCACCTTCCGATGCAGTCGCGGTTCGTCCCCGATACCCGATGGACCGCGAGTGCGGATGAGGCGACTCATCAGCGGCTGCTGGCGTACGCGCTGCGCGAAGGGCAGCTCTCGCGTAGTCGAACAGTCCGCACTCCCGCCTCCTGCGCCCCGGTCGAGGACCTCGACCCGGGCTGGTGAGAACCGCTCCGAACACAAAGAGGTGAACGGCTATGGAAATGAAACACATTGCCCTGCTCGGGTTCCGGGCATGCCAAGGCGTCGGATCGGCCCTCGCGGGCGCGGTGGTCGTCGTATGCGCCGCACCCTCGGCGTCCGCGCAGATCACGAATCCGCTGGGTGGCATCAAGCCGGATTTCGGGCTCTTCGATGGCGCGCTGGATTCCTCGTGGAAACGGATCGTGGCGTTCCTGTGGGCG encodes the following:
- a CDS encoding MinD/ParA family ATP-binding protein, with amino-acid sequence MDNDIESGTDTAERDDYTAEQPVDLRRQRLRIGSDDGSRGISEDTDPSAGTEPGDDDPVGVMQDERDPYGVGEQNLAGPGEPSADEVAAVREARLAMLLKPAAGVHTDPARWGWRGRANAFGLRMRPRRRGDEVAYRQAVERIRQPLPGTPVVVVANPKGGSGKTPAAVLLSALFGRHRGGRVVAWDAHEACGSLAARTACCPSEHTVWDVLGYARELCTANADASGLARFLQRQPTLDEILASDQTPGGSVCIGREECAAILAVLRRHREVVIVDTGSNDRAEGFRWAVANATQLVVPIIGRRDVIVSALRLLDGIAEDGHEDLAARAVIALCGGGSQQAEITDTLASAGITRVVPVPFDPVLAGGERIVVSRLGRQSVRAWTEVAATVADSVAETLAARHLPMQSRFVPDTRWTASADEATHQRLLAYALREGQLSRSRTVRTPASCAPVEDLDPGW